One segment of Thermodesulfovibrio sp. 3907-1M DNA contains the following:
- the tmcD gene encoding electron transfer complex subunit TmcD, with protein MFNWDWETKEKLVCDVSEYNDKFCLVHEFIVSPDGEKIAAVVEIEDKRVTPCINGKTWDDTFERVCFLRLITDGSVACLVLKNYEWTMAKDEVLLDETFDYAWNLQFSKDASCVAFNVKKGDSYGVCVNGKVWDNLFFDARDLFIAPDGSKTACYVRTKNPQLLDIFSFKEGVWTVAVNGIAWDKNFISVYGLTFSSQGRAAATARLSQQEFTVAVDGNLWNEIFPNAWEPVFVNESDICVPVKTEKGWSLVLNGKPLWNKYFVQLWHQTVSPDGKKIAAVVSPEFGKWTVAVDGVAWTRTFSQAVLPPQFSPDGKKVASVVRENNLWTVAVDGVAWNEGFERVWTPQFSPDGSHIVAKAERQGVFFIVLDGKIGKDVFDMLWEPVFSPDGEKILVRCIKNGKYYRKILSIGEILR; from the coding sequence ATGTTCAACTGGGATTGGGAAACAAAGGAAAAGCTTGTCTGTGATGTCAGTGAATATAATGATAAATTCTGCCTTGTCCATGAGTTTATTGTAAGCCCTGATGGAGAAAAGATAGCTGCTGTTGTTGAAATAGAAGACAAAAGGGTCACGCCCTGCATAAATGGGAAAACTTGGGATGATACCTTTGAAAGGGTTTGTTTTCTAAGGCTTATTACTGATGGTTCTGTTGCCTGCCTTGTTTTGAAGAATTATGAATGGACAATGGCAAAGGATGAGGTTTTGCTTGATGAAACTTTTGATTATGCATGGAATCTTCAGTTCAGCAAAGACGCCTCATGCGTAGCCTTTAATGTAAAAAAGGGAGATTCCTATGGAGTTTGCGTAAATGGAAAGGTATGGGATAATCTCTTTTTTGATGCAAGGGATTTGTTTATAGCTCCTGATGGCAGCAAAACCGCCTGTTATGTAAGAACAAAAAATCCTCAGCTGCTTGATATTTTCAGTTTCAAAGAAGGTGTCTGGACTGTAGCAGTAAATGGTATTGCATGGGATAAAAACTTTATCTCTGTTTATGGATTAACATTTAGCAGTCAAGGAAGGGCTGCTGCTACAGCGAGGCTTTCCCAGCAGGAGTTTACAGTGGCAGTGGATGGAAATCTATGGAATGAGATTTTTCCCAATGCATGGGAGCCTGTTTTTGTAAATGAAAGTGATATCTGCGTGCCAGTCAAGACAGAAAAGGGATGGAGTCTTGTCTTGAATGGAAAGCCTTTGTGGAATAAATATTTTGTTCAACTCTGGCATCAGACAGTAAGTCCTGATGGAAAAAAAATTGCTGCTGTTGTATCACCAGAGTTTGGTAAATGGACAGTGGCTGTTGACGGAGTTGCATGGACAAGGACATTCTCTCAGGCTGTTCTGCCTCCCCAATTCAGCCCTGATGGTAAAAAAGTGGCATCTGTAGTAAGGGAAAACAATTTATGGACAGTGGCTGTTGACGGAGTTGCATGGAATGAAGGCTTTGAAAGAGTATGGACACCTCAGTTCAGCCCTGATGGTTCTCACATCGTTGCAAAAGCAGAAAGGCAAGGAGTTTTTTTTATAGTGCTTGATGGAAAGATTGGAAAGGATGTTTTTGATATGCTGTGGGAGCCTGTTTTTAGTCCTGATGGAGAGAAAATTTTAGTGAGATGTATTAAAAATGGAAAGTATTATAGAAAAATTCTTTCAATTGGAGAGATTTTAAGGTAA
- a CDS encoding (Fe-S)-binding protein, producing the protein MVKFERKPVTDIGIDETLNRIDESKIKRAIDWVLKREASARLKSFVETCMRCGMCTDSCHHYLAHEGDPTYAPAAKVKQTIWDILNKKGNVSKDEIKKYARIAFSECNLCRRCVQFCPFGIDIAYLISLVRRICCLIGAVPQYIQDQALSHMQTTNMLWFRQDEWLDTVQWLEDELRAEVKNARIPLGKKDAEVLYLAHGLEAKYMTGLLTNMAKIMNVAKIDWTMPDCDGWDYTNKAFYAQDHETLQKVVRTHYEVAFKLNVKRIVMGECGHAYRTGIYEGTRLMGWKENPIPYLHGVEFFYELLKSGKIKISQKIKEPVTLQDPCNIIRYRGLGEKLRYIVNTLCENFIEMTPKDDHNYCCSAGGGMIDAGPPWKMARIEGGRIKAEQIRDTGAKIVIAPCHTCHKGIEDLNDYYKLGVHVKFLTDMIAEQMEIPEEMRA; encoded by the coding sequence ATGGTAAAGTTTGAAAGAAAACCTGTAACAGACATTGGGATTGATGAAACACTGAACAGAATTGATGAGTCAAAGATAAAAAGGGCTATTGATTGGGTTTTAAAAAGAGAAGCCTCAGCAAGACTAAAGAGCTTTGTAGAGACCTGTATGAGATGTGGCATGTGCACAGACTCCTGTCATCACTATCTTGCCCATGAAGGTGATCCAACCTATGCACCTGCAGCAAAAGTAAAGCAAACAATATGGGATATACTCAATAAAAAGGGGAATGTCAGCAAAGATGAGATAAAAAAATATGCAAGAATTGCCTTCTCTGAATGCAATCTCTGCCGAAGATGTGTTCAGTTCTGCCCTTTTGGGATTGATATTGCCTATTTAATAAGCCTTGTAAGAAGAATATGCTGCCTGATTGGTGCAGTGCCTCAGTATATTCAGGATCAGGCATTGAGTCACATGCAGACAACGAATATGCTATGGTTCAGGCAGGATGAATGGCTTGATACAGTTCAATGGCTTGAAGATGAGTTAAGGGCAGAAGTTAAAAATGCGAGAATTCCTCTTGGCAAAAAGGACGCTGAAGTTCTTTATCTTGCTCATGGGCTTGAGGCAAAATACATGACAGGGCTCCTTACTAATATGGCAAAGATAATGAATGTGGCAAAGATTGACTGGACAATGCCTGATTGTGATGGATGGGATTATACAAACAAAGCCTTTTATGCTCAGGATCATGAAACCCTTCAGAAAGTGGTGAGAACTCACTATGAAGTTGCTTTTAAACTGAATGTTAAGAGAATTGTTATGGGAGAGTGCGGACATGCTTACAGAACAGGCATATACGAAGGAACAAGACTTATGGGATGGAAGGAAAATCCAATTCCCTATCTGCACGGCGTTGAGTTTTTCTATGAACTTTTAAAAAGCGGTAAAATAAAAATCAGCCAAAAAATTAAAGAACCTGTAACTTTACAGGATCCCTGTAACATAATCAGATACAGGGGGTTGGGAGAAAAACTTAGATACATTGTAAACACTCTCTGTGAAAACTTTATAGAGATGACACCAAAAGATGACCATAACTACTGTTGCTCTGCCGGCGGAGGAATGATTGATGCTGGTCCACCATGGAAGATGGCAAGAATTGAAGGTGGCAGGATAAAGGCAGAGCAGATAAGAGATACGGGAGCAAAAATAGTGATTGCACCATGTCATACCTGTCATAAGGGAATTGAAGATTTGAATGACTACTACAAGCTTGGAGTTCATGTAAAATTTTTAACAGACATGATTGCAGAGCAGATGGAAATTCCTGAAGAGATGAGAGCATGA
- the tmcC gene encoding TmcC family electron transfer complex membrane anchor subunit: protein MEQFFRDPSIYTLARGPLVWLAFIVFFVGVFYRVYNTIQLAKKEKVIYPYLSFKYTLRSLIHWLIPFGSISMRRHPWFTLLSFVFHTCVILTPLFLAGHIELWYDSWKISWWSIPQGLADAMTLIVIFALILLVIRRIIQPDVRFLTGSGDYLTIVIVASTFITGFLAHYELLLEYKLMLTIHMITGEVMLATIPFTRLSHIFMFFLTRAHTGSEFGAVRHSRDY, encoded by the coding sequence ATGGAGCAGTTTTTCAGAGATCCTTCAATTTACACTCTGGCAAGAGGACCCCTTGTCTGGCTTGCCTTTATAGTATTTTTTGTAGGAGTATTTTATCGTGTGTATAACACTATTCAGCTTGCAAAAAAAGAAAAGGTTATATATCCCTATCTGAGCTTTAAATACACTCTTCGCTCTTTAATTCACTGGCTCATACCATTTGGAAGCATAAGTATGAGAAGACATCCTTGGTTTACATTGCTCAGTTTTGTTTTTCACACATGCGTTATTTTAACTCCTTTATTTTTAGCTGGGCACATTGAGCTGTGGTATGATTCATGGAAGATTAGTTGGTGGAGTATTCCTCAGGGTCTGGCTGATGCCATGACATTGATTGTCATATTTGCTCTAATTCTACTTGTTATTCGTCGAATAATTCAACCAGATGTGAGATTTCTAACTGGAAGTGGAGATTATCTGACAATTGTTATTGTAGCTTCAACTTTTATAACAGGATTTCTTGCCCATTATGAGCTTTTACTGGAGTATAAATTAATGCTCACAATTCATATGATTACGGGTGAAGTCATGCTTGCTACTATTCCTTTTACAAGGCTCAGTCACATTTTTATGTTTTTCCTTACAAGAGCTCACACAGGAAGTGAGTTTGGTGCAGTAAGACATTCAAGGGATTATTGA
- the hmcA gene encoding sulfate respiration complex hexadecaheme cytochrome HmcA, producing MRNFGFIGVLLFVAFSGLGIYTSLHSEPVSKSLEAGKDIIAIAHKEVFGRLEYGTVLFEHQRHVEALAKAFKKPDEMLCQECHVQDKFGEFFFEFPKNIDRKNSQLLKNAYHEQCLRCHQKLSFEKIKTGPVILSCRECHKKGNEDMTVKYPSVEFDFSLHGKHVEKNKKDCSLCHHTYDIEEKNKELALVYEKGTEESCYYCHDLNKKRGPELSKIVKIAKQGNWGIEKAFHSLCLNCHLHNKLESKEAGPMQCSKCHTGKYKAVQELKDIPRPERDQPKTVFINIEESKMKGVPFNHEFHEKNNKTCRSCHHETLKSCKECHNLKGREEGGFVNILTAYHSQSSQMSCQGCHRSLMEKKDCKGCHYFIAPVKTEIANKEVCNRCHSGKKEIEKFALLDVSTQKIKEEVTIKHIEKDFEPVKMPHYKIVKKLTDMSNQSRLATYFHKDLNTMCKGCHHKSKEEAEAKKDNPPVCTSCHSVSFDSQAMGRPRLQAAYHTMCIKCHENMALQKPKTCTDCHERKRGI from the coding sequence ATGAGGAATTTTGGGTTCATAGGAGTTTTGCTGTTTGTAGCTTTCTCTGGATTAGGTATCTATACTTCGCTACATTCAGAGCCTGTCAGTAAAAGCCTGGAGGCAGGTAAGGACATCATCGCCATTGCTCATAAAGAAGTATTTGGCAGACTTGAGTATGGCACGGTTTTATTTGAACATCAAAGGCATGTTGAAGCTCTGGCAAAGGCTTTTAAAAAGCCTGATGAGATGCTCTGTCAGGAGTGCCATGTTCAGGACAAATTCGGCGAGTTTTTCTTTGAGTTTCCTAAAAACATTGATAGAAAGAATTCTCAACTGCTTAAAAATGCCTATCATGAGCAGTGCTTGAGATGTCATCAAAAATTAAGCTTTGAAAAAATAAAAACAGGTCCTGTAATTCTCTCCTGCAGAGAATGCCATAAGAAGGGAAATGAGGATATGACAGTTAAATATCCTTCAGTGGAGTTTGATTTTTCCCTTCATGGCAAACACGTAGAAAAAAATAAAAAAGACTGTAGTCTTTGCCATCATACCTATGACATTGAAGAGAAAAACAAAGAACTTGCATTGGTCTATGAAAAAGGAACTGAAGAGTCCTGTTATTACTGTCATGACCTGAATAAGAAGAGAGGACCTGAACTTTCAAAAATAGTAAAAATAGCTAAACAGGGCAATTGGGGAATTGAAAAAGCCTTTCACAGCCTGTGTTTAAACTGTCATTTGCATAATAAATTAGAATCTAAGGAAGCAGGACCAATGCAGTGTTCAAAGTGTCATACGGGAAAATATAAAGCAGTGCAAGAGCTTAAAGACATACCAAGACCTGAAAGAGATCAGCCAAAGACTGTCTTCATAAACATTGAAGAATCAAAAATGAAAGGAGTTCCCTTTAATCACGAATTCCACGAAAAAAATAATAAAACCTGTAGAAGCTGTCATCATGAAACATTGAAAAGTTGCAAAGAATGTCATAATCTAAAAGGTAGGGAGGAAGGAGGATTTGTAAATATCCTTACTGCCTATCATTCGCAGAGCTCTCAGATGAGCTGTCAGGGCTGTCACAGAAGTTTAATGGAAAAGAAAGACTGTAAGGGCTGTCATTACTTTATTGCACCAGTTAAGACAGAGATAGCAAACAAAGAAGTATGTAACAGGTGTCACAGTGGTAAAAAAGAGATTGAAAAGTTTGCTCTATTGGATGTTTCAACTCAAAAGATTAAAGAAGAAGTAACAATAAAACACATTGAAAAGGATTTTGAGCCTGTCAAAATGCCTCATTATAAAATTGTGAAAAAGCTGACTGATATGTCAAATCAAAGCAGGCTTGCAACATATTTTCACAAAGATTTAAATACAATGTGCAAGGGTTGTCATCATAAAAGTAAGGAAGAAGCAGAGGCAAAAAAGGACAATCCACCAGTCTGTACAAGTTGTCATAGTGTCTCCTTTGATTCTCAAGCAATGGGAAGACCGAGACTACAGGCTGCATATCATACAATGTGCATTAAGTGTCATGAAAACATGGCGCTACAGAAACCAAAAACCTGCACTGACTGTCATGAAAGAAAGAGGGGGATATAA
- a CDS encoding methyl-accepting chemotaxis protein produces MALVKKPSTTEGAKTVTLAAKEAEAQRKRARTLAKQQQIAERIAAATSELASGIAEASSAVEELKSSAQQIAAGAEQASGAAQECLSAFKQVAGTVTKQMKNAEISQAKVENAQTLVLRVNNDVESLVKNVVLASERQIESVKKVAELEQQSANIGEIVKTVAKIADQTNLLALNAAIEAARAGKHGKGFAVVADEVRTLAETSEKSAKQIQELVLEIQKDIKTIADGINSSANKVKEEAEKGKIVSDQLAQIRTDMAEIVKSAQEIATGAHQSDVATQQALKGAEDIAAAAEEQSAAAEEVAKTVAEQAQALQEAEQAAQNLSELAEDLKSSTDITKSAEEVASAAEELSSALQEINRSAAQISAALEQVRKGAQNQASASEQLSAAVTQIEKGLQVAENRAKVSLEKINAIQRLLADNKTTVEAMVKGIIQSAEEAKINLQRIKELELLSRKIDKIVDAITMVSVQTNMLAVSGAIEAARAGEFGKGFAVVASDIRNLAQDSAINAEKIKDMVKAIQDQVNIVMEDIEEILKSAVEETEKAKIATEGLNTIEKDIKEVRAGSEEILSSATEIVVAIGQVKKAVEQIAAAAQEAEKATEQAATAAKQQAQGAEELAAAIEEIASLADELQSVA; encoded by the coding sequence ATGGCATTGGTTAAAAAACCATCAACAACAGAAGGAGCAAAAACAGTTACTTTAGCAGCAAAAGAAGCCGAGGCACAGAGAAAAAGAGCAAGAACCTTAGCCAAACAGCAACAGATAGCAGAAAGAATTGCGGCTGCCACAAGCGAGCTTGCATCAGGCATTGCAGAAGCATCCTCGGCAGTGGAAGAACTTAAAAGCTCAGCACAACAGATTGCTGCAGGTGCTGAACAGGCATCAGGTGCAGCTCAGGAATGTCTTTCAGCATTCAAGCAGGTTGCAGGAACTGTTACCAAGCAAATGAAGAATGCAGAGATTTCTCAAGCAAAGGTTGAAAATGCTCAAACACTTGTTTTAAGGGTAAACAATGATGTTGAATCGCTCGTTAAAAATGTTGTTTTAGCCTCTGAAAGACAGATTGAGTCAGTAAAAAAGGTTGCTGAACTTGAACAGCAGTCAGCAAACATAGGTGAGATAGTAAAGACTGTAGCAAAAATAGCAGACCAGACTAATTTGCTTGCTCTTAATGCAGCAATAGAGGCAGCAAGAGCAGGTAAACATGGTAAAGGCTTTGCAGTTGTTGCCGATGAAGTTAGAACCCTTGCTGAAACATCTGAAAAAAGTGCAAAACAGATTCAGGAGCTTGTCTTAGAGATTCAGAAAGATATAAAAACAATTGCTGATGGTATAAACTCCTCTGCCAACAAAGTGAAAGAAGAGGCAGAAAAAGGCAAAATAGTAAGCGATCAACTTGCCCAGATTAGAACTGATATGGCTGAAATAGTCAAAAGTGCTCAGGAGATAGCAACAGGTGCTCACCAATCAGATGTTGCCACGCAGCAGGCTTTGAAAGGAGCAGAGGATATAGCCGCAGCTGCAGAAGAACAGTCAGCAGCTGCAGAAGAAGTGGCAAAAACAGTTGCAGAACAAGCTCAGGCACTTCAGGAAGCTGAGCAGGCAGCCCAAAATCTTTCAGAGCTGGCTGAAGATTTAAAGAGTTCAACAGACATTACAAAGAGTGCAGAAGAGGTGGCATCAGCTGCTGAGGAACTTTCAAGTGCTCTTCAGGAGATAAATCGTTCAGCAGCACAGATTTCAGCTGCTCTTGAACAGGTAAGAAAGGGAGCACAGAATCAAGCAAGTGCTTCAGAGCAATTAAGTGCAGCAGTAACTCAGATTGAAAAGGGTCTTCAGGTTGCTGAGAATCGTGCAAAGGTTTCTCTTGAAAAAATAAACGCCATACAGAGACTTCTTGCTGATAATAAAACCACTGTTGAAGCAATGGTAAAAGGAATCATCCAGTCTGCAGAAGAAGCAAAGATAAATCTTCAAAGAATAAAAGAACTGGAATTATTATCAAGAAAAATAGACAAAATCGTTGATGCCATAACAATGGTTTCTGTTCAGACAAATATGCTTGCTGTAAGCGGTGCAATAGAGGCAGCAAGAGCTGGTGAATTTGGCAAAGGTTTTGCAGTGGTTGCTTCAGACATAAGAAATCTTGCCCAGGATTCAGCCATAAATGCAGAAAAAATTAAAGATATGGTTAAGGCAATACAGGATCAGGTGAATATTGTAATGGAAGACATTGAAGAAATATTGAAATCAGCCGTTGAAGAAACGGAAAAAGCAAAGATTGCCACTGAAGGTTTAAATACAATAGAAAAGGATATAAAGGAAGTAAGAGCCGGTTCAGAGGAAATACTAAGCTCTGCTACTGAAATAGTTGTTGCCATTGGACAGGTTAAGAAAGCTGTAGAGCAGATTGCAGCAGCGGCACAGGAAGCAGAGAAAGCAACAGAACAGGCAGCAACAGCGGCAAAACAGCAGGCTCAGGGAGCAGAAGAGCTGGCAGCGGCAATTGAAGAAATAGCATCTCTTGCCGATGAACTTCAGTCAGTTGCTTAA